In methanogenic archaeon ISO4-H5, the following are encoded in one genomic region:
- a CDS encoding transporter SDF family: protein MVDLRKAYDTWTSVSLVLRIIIALVIGIVVALVYPHSKFLFLLGDAFIWALKAVAPFLVFFLVITAISHSTFNLGARFKTVIKLYLASTIIAAVIATVLCYFWPATVTFVSAYAPFYSDEAYEIVEMIVSKLICNPVDAFAGANFLGILTWAVIIGLFMKKYGSETTKTVSKDISNIMAQVIGFVIQFAPIGIFGLIYNAVSENGLDIFTEYGHLIILLVAAMVLVMFVTNPLLAFIVSRRNPYPLLLKCLRGSAITAFFTRSSAANIPVNLKLCEELELDRDFYAVSIPLGATVNMNGAAITITVMTLAAANTLGISIPLYMAVALCVVAALSACGASGVNGGSLLLIPLACSMLGVPGDAASELIAIGFIIGVIQDSLETALNSSMDVFFTAIADNRERDLAGKGPDLGQ, encoded by the coding sequence ATGGTAGACCTTAGGAAAGCGTACGACACATGGACATCGGTCAGCCTAGTGCTCCGCATAATCATCGCTTTGGTGATTGGTATCGTCGTCGCGCTGGTCTACCCGCACAGCAAGTTCCTTTTCCTGCTCGGTGACGCGTTCATCTGGGCGCTGAAGGCCGTCGCTCCGTTCCTGGTCTTCTTCCTGGTCATCACCGCCATCTCCCATTCCACCTTCAATCTGGGAGCGAGGTTCAAGACCGTTATCAAGCTGTATCTCGCGAGCACCATCATTGCGGCCGTAATCGCCACCGTGCTCTGCTACTTCTGGCCCGCCACCGTGACCTTCGTCTCCGCATACGCACCGTTCTACAGCGACGAGGCCTACGAGATCGTCGAGATGATCGTCTCCAAGCTGATCTGCAACCCCGTGGACGCCTTCGCCGGGGCCAACTTCCTGGGCATCCTGACCTGGGCGGTCATCATCGGACTCTTCATGAAGAAGTATGGCTCCGAGACCACCAAGACCGTCTCCAAGGACATCTCCAACATCATGGCCCAGGTCATCGGCTTCGTGATCCAGTTCGCCCCCATTGGAATCTTCGGACTCATCTACAACGCCGTCTCAGAGAACGGGCTGGACATCTTCACCGAGTACGGCCACCTGATCATCCTCTTGGTGGCGGCGATGGTCCTGGTCATGTTCGTCACCAACCCTTTGCTGGCTTTCATCGTCAGCCGCAGGAACCCCTACCCCCTGCTCCTCAAGTGTCTCAGGGGCAGCGCCATCACCGCGTTCTTCACCAGGAGCTCCGCCGCGAACATCCCCGTGAACCTCAAGCTCTGCGAGGAGCTGGAGCTCGACCGGGACTTCTACGCCGTGTCGATCCCCCTGGGAGCCACCGTGAACATGAACGGCGCTGCCATCACCATTACCGTGATGACCCTGGCGGCCGCCAACACCCTCGGCATCAGCATCCCCCTCTACATGGCCGTGGCCCTCTGCGTGGTCGCGGCACTGTCCGCATGCGGCGCATCGGGGGTCAACGGCGGATCGCTGTTGCTCATCCCCCTCGCCTGCTCCATGCTGGGGGTCCCCGGGGACGCGGCCTCCGAGCTAATCGCCATCGGTTTCATCATCGGGGTCATCCAGGATTCCCTCGAGACCGCCCTCAACTCCTCCATGGACGTGTTCTTCACCGCCATCGCGGACAACCGCGAGAGGGATCTGGCGGGCAAAGGTCCGGATTTGGGGCAGTGA
- a CDS encoding ATP-dependent protease, translating to MPSPKKVTVNDWEDVEKLKHTGQIEIPADPLDRVLGQEEAISLAKIAAIQRRNLLLVGPPGTGKSMIARAISMNLPKATQEIRVSHNPENPERPFLNVIEAAEVKSEEGDEKDSVGTLVDPEDIPKSVAERLGYLCRGCGHISSPEEVNCPSCGRSKLDGQGTGGNNPFGVNIMGILQSTGLSPQMTAGKERVNTIRVQNGVEETVVFERAGMKVRMLDTKALEKRNKLNKKSTSKTLVKLDRNPFVMATGASETELLGDVRHDPYGGHDKIGVPAYQRVIPGAIHEAHEGVLFVDEISHLGSLQRYILTAMQDKKFPITGRNPQSSGASVKVENVPCDFILVAACNMQDLENILSPLRSRIIGNGYEVLVDIAMPDNSHNRAKYAQFVAQEIAMDGHVPHAAIDAVEEIISEGKRRARLDGQMNALTLRLRELGGLIRAAGDLAVMEKSKYITADHVRRAKKRSEPVEEQIKQRYGSYQKGMTHDISDAQKQKSEYYLQNEHIDDSMYQ from the coding sequence ATGCCATCGCCAAAGAAAGTGACCGTGAACGACTGGGAAGACGTCGAGAAGCTCAAACACACCGGGCAGATCGAGATCCCAGCCGACCCCCTTGACCGCGTCCTCGGACAGGAGGAGGCCATCAGCCTCGCCAAGATCGCGGCCATCCAGCGCAGGAACCTGCTGCTGGTGGGCCCTCCGGGAACCGGTAAGTCGATGATTGCACGCGCCATCTCCATGAACCTGCCCAAGGCGACACAGGAGATCCGCGTCTCCCACAACCCCGAGAATCCCGAGAGGCCCTTCCTCAACGTCATCGAGGCCGCCGAGGTCAAGAGCGAGGAAGGCGACGAGAAGGATTCCGTCGGAACCCTCGTTGACCCCGAGGATATACCCAAGAGCGTCGCCGAGAGGCTCGGATACCTCTGCAGAGGCTGCGGACACATCTCCTCACCCGAGGAGGTGAACTGCCCAAGCTGCGGCAGGAGCAAGCTCGACGGACAGGGCACCGGAGGCAACAACCCATTCGGTGTCAACATCATGGGTATCCTCCAGTCCACCGGTCTCTCCCCGCAGATGACCGCAGGCAAGGAAAGGGTCAACACCATCCGTGTACAGAACGGAGTGGAGGAGACCGTCGTCTTCGAGCGTGCCGGAATGAAGGTCAGGATGCTTGACACCAAGGCCCTCGAGAAGAGGAACAAGCTCAACAAGAAATCCACCTCCAAGACTTTAGTCAAATTGGACAGGAACCCCTTCGTCATGGCCACCGGAGCCTCCGAGACCGAGCTTCTCGGAGATGTCAGGCACGACCCCTACGGCGGACACGATAAGATCGGAGTCCCCGCCTACCAGAGGGTCATCCCCGGAGCCATCCACGAAGCACACGAAGGTGTCCTGTTCGTGGACGAGATCTCCCACCTGGGAAGCCTCCAGAGGTACATCCTCACCGCCATGCAGGACAAGAAGTTCCCCATCACCGGCAGGAACCCCCAGTCATCGGGAGCAAGCGTCAAGGTGGAAAACGTCCCCTGCGACTTTATCCTGGTGGCTGCATGCAACATGCAGGACCTGGAGAACATCCTGTCTCCGCTGAGGTCCAGGATCATCGGTAACGGTTACGAGGTGCTCGTGGACATCGCCATGCCCGACAACAGCCACAACCGCGCCAAATACGCACAGTTCGTGGCCCAGGAGATCGCCATGGACGGACACGTCCCCCATGCGGCCATCGACGCCGTGGAGGAGATCATCTCCGAAGGAAAGAGGCGTGCCAGGCTCGACGGGCAGATGAACGCTCTCACCCTCAGGCTCAGGGAGCTCGGCGGACTCATCAGGGCCGCCGGAGACCTCGCTGTCATGGAGAAGTCCAAGTACATCACCGCCGACCATGTCAGGCGTGCCAAGAAGAGGTCGGAACCAGTGGAGGAGCAGATCAAGCAGCGCTACGGTTCCTACCAGAAGGGTATGACCCACGACATCTCCGATGCTCAGAAGCAGAAGTCCGAATACTATCTGCAGAACGAGCACATCGATGACTCGATGTATCAGTGA
- a CDS encoding transmembrane protein: MKVIRIRIGSFGKLRDRSMEMSPGLNAVYGPNEAGKSTLRSFITTTLFPKSKVNYPTPKTSDSGSVDVILENGDNITFTKDGKKSNGMGSLLCGIDDKEYVSIYSMQPDELRDVDRLENGGIRNRFLTIPGGGDLPRAYEIINSERTALLPDGRRSPTCGIARLVDAENTAVRRVRELQNRESGDNRYSELVRRKSELTAQLQTAQKTFDTADKIRLDSNAFAHRAEDLQKLEKLIETEKSLAYSENTDPSRLEVLENEIKNRRDLFEASSRKEDACKTALDGRDCELYIRYKKKIEQIDRFSADYEFYCSSETTPAAVPVSSGGLPVLAIAGAGVAVAGIAVAAIVNVIAGGAVVAIGAIIALFGLRSRRSAPAPAPVRQENETAKRMENALDQVASVFDIPRRGYHADVRTLMDGLRASEAYQEAAKELKAAQDALDQATKAKELFLSGYNGEEGYRKAVADSKELISVRSQIEALRASTSNVPETPVDADTAESEYSTAHSNLTAIKEELSGINQALKDIGDDTSVEDALTASSDAADKVYDACFRWARLMMEKLILDKASEEAYGSHRPDVLQRADGFLMLMTGGRYSMSTDPRDTELAIVDRNNGEKKIAKEWSSGLEDQVKLSVKMAVSLSLSKEKPPVILDDILLTSDTERKRAACKALAELSRDIQVIYFTCDRETRDFLEAEGASVTEI; the protein is encoded by the coding sequence ATGAAGGTCATCCGCATCAGGATCGGTTCCTTCGGCAAACTGAGGGACCGCAGCATGGAGATGTCCCCCGGACTCAATGCAGTATACGGTCCTAACGAAGCGGGCAAGAGTACGCTCAGGTCATTCATCACCACCACCCTCTTCCCGAAATCCAAGGTGAACTACCCGACGCCCAAGACCAGCGATTCCGGCTCGGTGGATGTCATCCTGGAGAACGGGGACAATATCACATTCACCAAAGACGGGAAGAAGAGCAACGGAATGGGATCCCTCCTATGCGGCATCGATGACAAGGAGTATGTCTCTATCTACTCCATGCAGCCCGACGAACTCAGGGACGTCGACAGGCTGGAGAACGGAGGCATTCGCAACCGCTTCCTGACCATTCCCGGAGGAGGCGACCTCCCCCGCGCCTACGAGATCATCAATTCTGAGCGTACGGCCCTGCTCCCGGACGGACGCCGCAGCCCCACCTGCGGGATCGCCAGGCTGGTGGATGCCGAGAACACGGCCGTCCGCCGTGTGAGGGAGCTCCAGAACCGCGAGAGCGGCGACAACAGGTACAGCGAACTGGTCCGCAGGAAGTCGGAACTCACCGCACAGCTCCAGACAGCACAGAAGACCTTCGACACCGCAGATAAGATCCGTCTCGATTCCAACGCCTTCGCACACCGTGCGGAGGACCTGCAGAAACTGGAAAAACTGATTGAAACGGAGAAAAGCCTCGCCTATTCGGAGAACACCGATCCCTCCCGGCTGGAAGTCCTGGAGAACGAGATCAAGAACCGCAGGGACCTCTTCGAGGCGTCCTCCAGGAAGGAGGATGCTTGCAAAACAGCTCTTGACGGGAGGGACTGCGAACTATACATCAGGTACAAGAAGAAGATAGAACAGATAGACCGCTTCTCCGCGGACTACGAGTTCTACTGCAGCAGCGAAACGACTCCCGCTGCGGTTCCCGTCAGCAGTGGAGGTCTCCCCGTGCTCGCCATAGCTGGAGCGGGCGTGGCGGTGGCGGGAATCGCCGTGGCGGCAATCGTCAATGTCATCGCCGGCGGAGCGGTGGTCGCCATCGGTGCCATCATCGCCCTGTTCGGACTGCGCTCCCGCAGGAGCGCTCCCGCTCCGGCACCAGTCAGACAGGAGAACGAGACCGCAAAGAGGATGGAGAACGCCCTCGACCAGGTCGCCTCCGTATTCGATATCCCCCGCAGAGGATACCATGCCGATGTGAGGACACTCATGGACGGTCTTCGGGCTTCCGAGGCATATCAGGAAGCGGCCAAGGAACTGAAGGCCGCCCAAGACGCCCTCGATCAGGCGACAAAGGCCAAAGAACTGTTCCTTTCCGGTTACAACGGAGAAGAGGGGTACCGCAAAGCGGTAGCCGATTCCAAGGAACTCATCTCGGTAAGGTCTCAGATTGAGGCACTCAGGGCGAGCACCTCCAATGTCCCGGAGACCCCTGTCGATGCGGACACCGCAGAATCGGAATATTCCACCGCACATTCCAATCTCACCGCCATCAAGGAGGAACTCTCGGGCATCAACCAGGCGCTGAAGGACATCGGGGACGATACCTCCGTGGAGGATGCCCTCACCGCCAGCTCGGACGCAGCCGACAAGGTCTACGACGCCTGCTTCAGGTGGGCGAGGCTCATGATGGAGAAGCTCATCCTCGACAAAGCCTCGGAAGAGGCCTACGGCAGCCACCGTCCCGACGTTCTGCAGCGTGCGGACGGGTTCCTTATGCTCATGACCGGCGGAAGGTACAGCATGAGCACCGATCCCCGCGACACCGAACTCGCCATCGTCGACCGCAACAACGGCGAGAAGAAGATCGCGAAGGAATGGTCTAGCGGATTGGAGGACCAGGTGAAACTGTCGGTGAAGATGGCAGTCTCCCTCAGCCTCTCGAAGGAGAAACCCCCGGTGATCCTCGACGACATCCTCCTGACCTCGGATACCGAGAGGAAGAGAGCAGCCTGTAAAGCACTGGCCGAACTGTCCAGGGACATACAGGTCATCTACTTCACATGCGACCGCGAGACGCGCGATTTCCTTGAGGCGGAGGGTGCGTCAGTCACCGAAATCTGA
- a CDS encoding ribosomal-protein-alanine acetyltransferase RimI, producing MEIRIMRSEDEPKAYSLISESLDEYFAPQVITFFRMQWPAGQIVACDLFGNILCYLAGTKLPNGRVSIHLFATSAGNRGKGIGTMVLNRFKQAALMEGFTSIQLEVKEHNTRAMEFYKRNGFVPVEFLESFYNDGSSGVRMVCDLNDRRSFSAQT from the coding sequence ATGGAAATCAGGATCATGCGTTCCGAAGACGAGCCGAAGGCGTATTCGCTCATATCCGAGAGTCTTGACGAGTACTTTGCACCGCAGGTCATCACTTTCTTCCGTATGCAGTGGCCGGCGGGACAGATAGTGGCATGCGACCTGTTCGGCAACATCCTGTGTTACCTGGCGGGAACTAAGCTCCCCAACGGACGTGTTTCGATCCATCTGTTTGCCACTTCTGCCGGAAACAGAGGGAAGGGGATAGGTACCATGGTCCTGAACAGGTTCAAGCAGGCCGCTTTGATGGAGGGATTCACCTCCATTCAGCTGGAGGTCAAGGAACATAACACCCGTGCCATGGAGTTCTACAAACGCAACGGTTTCGTACCCGTGGAATTCCTGGAATCCTTCTACAACGACGGTTCTTCCGGGGTGAGGATGGTCTGCGATCTGAACGACAGGCGGTCTTTTTCCGCACAGACCTAA
- a CDS encoding TPR repeat-containing protein: MVSEADAAALLEEGIRYYETKDEALLPKAFDCFTAAAAQGSTDAVYYLGVMSYNGFATEQSYENAMKCFMHSAAAGNQKATYNVGVMYEGGKGVDQDYAKAMEFYLKAADMGSAKAMYNIGTMYRDGNGVPQDYSKSMEWFRKSAALGFNKAQFSIGMAFHKGKGVPVNEFEAMKWFKLAAESGHRKAQLMVNVLKKQINVVTIDLS; the protein is encoded by the coding sequence ATGGTAAGCGAGGCCGATGCAGCCGCACTTTTAGAGGAAGGAATCAGATACTACGAGACCAAGGACGAAGCCCTGCTCCCCAAGGCATTCGATTGCTTCACAGCAGCGGCTGCCCAGGGCAGCACCGATGCAGTGTACTACCTTGGTGTCATGAGCTACAACGGTTTCGCAACCGAGCAGTCCTATGAGAATGCGATGAAATGCTTCATGCACTCGGCAGCCGCCGGTAACCAGAAGGCCACCTATAACGTCGGTGTGATGTACGAAGGCGGCAAGGGTGTCGACCAGGATTACGCCAAGGCCATGGAGTTCTACCTCAAAGCCGCTGATATGGGCAGCGCCAAGGCCATGTACAACATCGGTACCATGTACCGCGACGGGAATGGGGTCCCCCAGGATTATTCCAAGTCCATGGAGTGGTTTAGGAAGTCTGCCGCATTGGGATTCAACAAGGCACAGTTCAGCATCGGCATGGCCTTCCATAAGGGAAAGGGCGTACCTGTCAACGAGTTCGAGGCCATGAAATGGTTCAAGCTCGCTGCCGAATCTGGTCACAGAAAAGCACAGCTGATGGTGAATGTTCTGAAGAAACAGATTAACGTCGTTACCATAGACCTGTCCTGA
- a CDS encoding exonuclease: MGCEFTFIHCADLHLGSRCWGSRHDDPALGKRFYGATFASFRRIVDLGISRADFMVISGDIYDDLNETPRTRLFFASEMKRFAKPCFIVTGNHDARHSWSESIPYPSNVYQFGTAPMKYRVSVKGTPVEITGVSFDGPHTDENLVSKLRGSPGVFTIGVVHCEVGTAGGYAPCSMEDFLGKDIQYWALGHIHKRMVMREAEPVVVYPGNIQGRDIAESGEKGCMLVHVDGGNVTPEFVPTQEIIWKEVAADITGKSTLGELIDSVKAEIPPDSVIGLNIVGKGALNKAIRQNPSDIAERVEEETGCPTTIRKVTCTDDIDLEKIAQGETLASAIVKAGESFYAMSEEELLDAICCTAPSKDIRIYLEYFAKHGRLHDLVREAQLSAVSRILEGSE; this comes from the coding sequence ATGGGATGCGAATTCACCTTCATTCACTGTGCGGACCTGCACCTGGGAAGCAGGTGCTGGGGAAGCAGACACGACGACCCCGCTCTCGGCAAGAGGTTCTACGGAGCGACCTTCGCCTCGTTCAGGAGGATCGTCGACCTCGGAATCAGCAGGGCAGATTTCATGGTGATCTCCGGAGACATCTACGATGATCTCAACGAGACCCCCCGCACACGTCTGTTCTTCGCATCCGAGATGAAGAGATTCGCCAAACCGTGCTTCATCGTCACCGGCAATCACGATGCGCGCCACAGCTGGTCGGAGAGCATCCCCTACCCCAGCAACGTCTATCAGTTCGGTACGGCGCCCATGAAGTACCGCGTGAGCGTCAAAGGCACCCCCGTGGAGATCACTGGAGTGAGCTTCGACGGCCCCCACACCGACGAGAACCTCGTCTCCAAACTGAGGGGTTCCCCGGGGGTTTTCACCATCGGTGTGGTCCACTGCGAGGTCGGGACCGCAGGAGGCTATGCACCCTGCTCCATGGAGGACTTCCTGGGGAAGGACATCCAATACTGGGCCCTCGGACATATCCACAAGAGGATGGTCATGCGCGAGGCTGAACCCGTAGTGGTCTATCCCGGCAACATCCAGGGCCGTGACATCGCGGAATCGGGGGAGAAGGGATGCATGCTCGTACATGTGGACGGCGGCAACGTGACCCCCGAATTCGTACCCACTCAGGAAATCATATGGAAAGAGGTGGCCGCCGACATCACCGGCAAGTCCACCCTCGGGGAACTCATCGATTCCGTAAAGGCGGAGATCCCTCCGGATTCCGTCATAGGGCTGAACATCGTAGGGAAAGGCGCCCTCAACAAGGCGATACGCCAAAACCCCTCGGATATCGCAGAAAGAGTGGAGGAAGAGACCGGTTGCCCCACCACTATCAGAAAAGTGACCTGCACCGACGATATCGACCTGGAGAAGATCGCCCAGGGCGAGACACTGGCCTCCGCCATCGTGAAGGCAGGTGAATCGTTCTACGCCATGTCCGAGGAGGAGCTCCTCGATGCCATCTGCTGCACCGCACCTTCTAAGGATATCAGGATCTATCTCGAATACTTCGCCAAACACGGAAGACTCCACGACCTCGTCAGGGAAGCTCAGCTTTCGGCAGTCAGCAGAATCCTGGAGGGAAGCGAATGA
- a CDS encoding DNA primase DnaG — protein MSGVSDPSSIKYQVKAKINADGIVDKPDVVGAIFGQTEGLLGDNLDLRDLQKSGRIGRVEVEIVSKGGKSEGILYMSSSLDQVETAIIAATLETIDRVGPCKASIKVIGIEDVRVTKREQIAERAKELLGILMDQAKGSGSNLTQNIRESLQVEEITTYGKERCPAGPNVKNSEAIIIVEGRSDVLNLLRAGIKNAIAVEGTNIPKSVQDLSKERVTTAFVDGDRGGELILRELFQTSDIDYVARAPRAHEVEELSAKQLVKCLRNKVPGDQYMEMNGLSFEEKELSEDAENDLRDRHVRKNAEEFVQEDEPAEEEPSFKIRRANGDDSEEDSRFGRNRRERRQRNDDDDSRGRNRRERHTRKSAEETAEEMGVSGRRFERKRREFSRRDSEFDEEPVEERPVRNRRKFEEEPETESVVTETEEGEIIIDEVEVSEERTEEPAAEEPVIEEPVEEVTETAEEPVEEEIPEVKEEPEPVVEEAPAEVKEEEPVEEEPKRAIRAPVKRKSSKKDKVLTEEQENYKAILSEISGTKNSVLIDGEGNQLDKVEVKNLANYLKESTAENITTIVFDGVISQNILDIASGKGIKTLVGKNKGKIAKLPAEITIWTRTDLL, from the coding sequence ATGAGCGGAGTATCAGACCCCAGTTCAATCAAATATCAGGTTAAAGCAAAGATAAACGCAGACGGAATCGTGGACAAACCCGATGTCGTGGGTGCCATTTTCGGACAGACCGAAGGTCTGCTCGGTGACAACCTCGACCTCAGGGACCTGCAGAAATCCGGAAGGATCGGCAGGGTCGAGGTGGAGATCGTCTCCAAGGGAGGAAAGTCCGAGGGTATCCTCTACATGTCCTCCTCTCTCGACCAGGTGGAGACCGCTATCATCGCGGCCACCCTCGAGACCATCGACCGCGTCGGTCCCTGCAAGGCATCCATCAAAGTCATCGGCATCGAGGATGTCCGCGTCACCAAGAGGGAGCAGATCGCAGAGCGTGCCAAGGAGCTCCTCGGCATCCTCATGGACCAGGCCAAGGGAAGCGGTTCCAACCTCACTCAGAACATCAGGGAATCCCTGCAGGTCGAGGAGATCACCACCTACGGAAAGGAGCGCTGCCCCGCCGGACCCAATGTGAAGAATTCCGAAGCGATCATCATCGTCGAGGGCAGGTCCGATGTCCTCAACCTCCTCAGGGCAGGCATCAAGAACGCCATCGCCGTCGAGGGAACCAACATCCCCAAGTCCGTGCAGGACCTCTCCAAGGAGAGGGTCACCACCGCCTTCGTGGACGGCGACAGGGGAGGAGAGCTCATCCTCAGGGAGCTCTTCCAGACTTCCGACATCGACTACGTCGCCCGCGCACCCCGCGCCCACGAGGTCGAGGAGCTCTCCGCCAAACAGCTGGTCAAATGCCTGCGCAACAAGGTGCCCGGCGACCAGTACATGGAGATGAACGGACTCTCCTTCGAGGAGAAGGAACTCTCCGAGGACGCAGAGAACGACCTCAGGGACCGCCACGTCCGCAAGAACGCCGAGGAGTTCGTCCAGGAGGACGAACCCGCAGAGGAGGAGCCCAGCTTCAAGATCCGCAGGGCCAACGGAGACGATTCCGAGGAGGATTCCCGCTTCGGCAGGAACCGCCGCGAGCGCCGTCAGCGCAACGACGATGACGACTCCAGGGGAAGGAACCGCCGCGAGCGCCACACCAGGAAGAGCGCTGAGGAGACCGCCGAGGAGATGGGAGTCTCCGGAAGGAGGTTCGAGAGGAAGAGGAGGGAGTTTTCCAGGAGGGATTCCGAGTTCGACGAGGAACCCGTCGAGGAAAGGCCCGTCAGGAACAGGAGGAAGTTCGAGGAAGAGCCCGAGACCGAATCCGTCGTGACCGAGACCGAGGAGGGTGAGATCATCATCGACGAGGTCGAGGTATCCGAGGAGAGGACCGAAGAGCCCGCCGCAGAGGAACCTGTCATCGAGGAACCCGTTGAGGAAGTCACCGAGACCGCGGAAGAGCCTGTAGAAGAGGAGATTCCCGAGGTCAAAGAGGAACCCGAGCCTGTCGTTGAGGAAGCACCCGCCGAAGTGAAGGAAGAGGAACCCGTTGAGGAAGAGCCCAAGAGGGCCATCAGGGCCCCCGTGAAGAGGAAATCCTCCAAGAAGGACAAAGTCCTCACCGAGGAGCAGGAGAACTACAAGGCCATCCTGTCCGAGATCTCCGGAACCAAGAACTCAGTGCTCATCGACGGCGAGGGCAACCAGCTCGACAAGGTCGAGGTCAAGAACCTCGCCAACTACCTGAAGGAATCCACTGCCGAGAACATCACCACCATCGTCTTCGACGGTGTCATCTCGCAGAACATCCTCGACATCGCGTCCGGAAAGGGAATCAAGACCCTGGTGGGAAAGAACAAGGGCAAGATCGCCAAACTCCCCGCCGAGATCACCATCTGGACCAGGACCGACCTGCTCTGA